In a genomic window of Amycolatopsis japonica:
- the secF gene encoding protein translocase subunit SecF, whose amino-acid sequence MTVVDENTTTAGKRDSIFRRLYVGTGAFDVVGKRKRWYLFFGALVLVCIASMGIKGFNFGIDFEGGTQIQLPANGKNGQISEQQAKDVFSEALGRPADEAQKVGSGASSTIQLRSDTLDAAEVAKIKEALFRDLGPIGSNGQPSVQAISDSAVSASWGGEISRQALIALGVFLLAVTLFLALYFDTRMAAAALISLLHDIVVTAGVYSLIGFEVTPATVIGLLTILGFSLYDTVVVFDKVRENTRGLLGLTRRTFGEAANLALNQTLMRSFNTALIAMLPILGLLVVGYILLGSGTLQDLALVQLTGTLVGVLSSVALATPLLVDLKMRDPKFRQQADRVAARRANQARKAAERDDDFDPNDEDALAAELRKEKAYAAAASVPARNQKAHKGRPSGKRKR is encoded by the coding sequence GTGACCGTGGTCGACGAAAACACCACCACCGCGGGCAAGCGCGACAGCATCTTCCGCCGCCTCTACGTGGGCACGGGCGCGTTCGACGTGGTCGGCAAGCGCAAGCGCTGGTACCTCTTCTTCGGCGCGCTGGTGCTGGTCTGCATCGCGTCGATGGGGATCAAGGGCTTCAACTTCGGGATCGACTTCGAAGGCGGCACCCAGATCCAGCTGCCCGCCAACGGCAAGAACGGGCAGATCAGCGAGCAGCAGGCCAAGGACGTCTTCTCCGAGGCGCTCGGCCGCCCGGCCGACGAGGCGCAGAAGGTCGGCAGCGGCGCTTCGTCGACCATCCAGCTCCGTTCGGACACCCTGGACGCCGCCGAGGTCGCCAAGATCAAGGAAGCGCTGTTCCGCGACCTCGGCCCGATCGGGTCCAACGGGCAGCCGAGTGTCCAGGCCATCAGTGACAGCGCGGTCAGCGCGTCCTGGGGCGGGGAGATCTCGCGCCAGGCGTTGATCGCGCTCGGGGTGTTCCTCCTGGCGGTCACGCTGTTCCTGGCGTTGTACTTCGACACCAGGATGGCCGCCGCGGCGCTGATCTCGCTCCTGCACGACATCGTGGTGACGGCGGGTGTGTACTCGCTGATCGGCTTCGAGGTCACGCCGGCGACGGTGATCGGTCTGCTGACGATCCTCGGGTTCTCGCTGTACGACACGGTGGTGGTGTTCGACAAGGTCCGCGAGAACACGCGTGGCCTGCTCGGGCTCACCCGCCGTACCTTCGGCGAGGCCGCCAACCTGGCGCTGAACCAGACGCTGATGCGGTCGTTCAACACGGCGTTGATCGCGATGCTGCCGATCCTCGGCCTGCTCGTCGTCGGGTACATCCTGCTCGGCTCGGGCACACTGCAGGACCTCGCGCTGGTGCAGCTCACCGGCACCCTGGTCGGCGTGCTGTCCTCGGTCGCGCTGGCCACCCCGCTGCTGGTGGACCTGAAGATGCGTGACCCGAAGTTCCGTCAGCAGGCCGACCGGGTCGCCGCGCGGCGCGCGAACCAGGCCCGCAAGGCCGCCGAGCGCGACGACGACTTCGACCCGAACGACGAGGACGCGCTGGCCGCCGAGCTCCGCAAGGAGAAGGCGTACGCCGCGGCGGCGAGCGTTCCCGCGCGGAACCAGAAGGCTCACAAGGGCCGTCCGTCGGGTAAGCGCAAGAGGTAA
- a CDS encoding adenine phosphoribosyltransferase, with translation MELAKALDLIADVPDFPEPGVLFRDLSPLFADAAGFKAVTDGLAATVDPEVDLLAGVEARGFLLAAAVGYARGLGVALIRKPGKLPRVAGRVGYTLEYGTATVELPEGVVVPGQRVAILDDVLATGGTVAATCKLLEDAKAQVTGVSVVMELGALGGRSVLEGRRVEALRVC, from the coding sequence ATGGAGCTGGCCAAGGCACTCGACCTCATCGCCGACGTACCGGACTTCCCGGAACCCGGCGTGCTGTTCCGGGACCTGAGTCCGCTGTTCGCCGACGCGGCGGGCTTCAAGGCCGTCACCGACGGGCTGGCCGCCACCGTCGATCCCGAGGTCGATCTGCTGGCCGGGGTGGAGGCGCGCGGATTCCTGCTGGCCGCCGCCGTCGGCTACGCCCGTGGCCTCGGTGTCGCGTTGATCCGCAAGCCGGGCAAGCTGCCCCGCGTCGCGGGCAGGGTCGGTTACACGCTGGAGTACGGCACCGCGACCGTCGAATTGCCCGAAGGTGTCGTCGTTCCCGGCCAGCGTGTCGCGATCCTCGACGACGTCCTCGCCACCGGTGGCACGGTCGCGGCGACCTGCAAACTGCTGGAAGACGCGAAGGCGCAGGTCACCGGTGTTTCGGTGGTCATGGAACTCGGCGCGCTCGGCGGTCGTTCCGTGCTCGAGGGGCGTCGTGTGGAGGCCCTCCGGGTGTGTTGA
- a CDS encoding RelA/SpoT family protein produces the protein MSQELDAAVSSKDGTEQNGAARQGAAPTPSATRRVRARLARRITAQRAAPVKQVLEPLAVIHRELHPNADLAQLQRAYDVAEELHREQRRKSGDPYITHPLAVATILAELGMDTTTLVAALLHDTVEDTGYSLESLKADFGEKVGELVDGVTKLDKVKLGTAAEAETIRKMVIAMARDPRVLVIKLADRLHNMRTMRFLPPEKQARKARETLEVLAPLAHRLGMATVKWELEDLAFAILQPKKYDEIVRLVADRAPSRDTYLRSVITELTGNLEGSRITAKVEGRPKHYYSIHQKMIVRGRDLDDIHDLVGVRILVEDVRDCYAAMGVVHALWQPVPGRFKDYIAQPRFGVYQSLHTTVIGPDGKPLEVQIRTYEMHRTAEYGIAAHWRYKETKGTHNGNAMDVDEMAWMRQLLDWQREAADPGDFLESLRYELASREIFVFTPKGDVITLPVDSTPVDFAYAVHTEVGHRCIGARVNGRLVALERKLENGEVIEIFTSKAETAGPSRDWLQFAGSPKARAKIRQWFAKERRDEAIEGGKEAITKEVRKVGLPIQRLVSAESMGAVATELRHPDISSLYAAVGEGHTSAKHVVQRLVALIGGVDEAEEELAERATPSTVTRRRGSNDVGVVVKGASDIWAKLARCCTPVPGDEILGFVTRGGGVSVHRTDCTNADDLRAQPERLVEVEWAPSASSVFLVAIQVEALDRHRLLSDVTKVLADEKVNILSASVTTSRDRVAVSRFSFEMGDPKHLGHVLKVVRGVEGVYDVYRVTSAS, from the coding sequence GTGAGCCAAGAGCTCGATGCCGCGGTGTCCTCGAAGGACGGCACCGAGCAGAACGGTGCGGCGCGACAGGGGGCGGCGCCGACACCGTCCGCGACGCGCCGCGTGCGCGCCCGCCTCGCCCGCCGGATCACCGCGCAGCGCGCCGCGCCGGTCAAGCAGGTTCTCGAACCGCTCGCCGTCATCCACCGCGAGCTGCATCCCAACGCGGACCTCGCGCAGCTCCAGCGCGCGTACGACGTCGCCGAAGAGCTGCACCGCGAGCAGCGGCGCAAGTCCGGCGACCCGTACATCACGCATCCGCTCGCCGTCGCGACCATCCTGGCCGAACTCGGCATGGACACCACGACGCTGGTCGCGGCGTTGCTGCACGACACCGTCGAGGACACCGGCTATTCGCTGGAAAGCCTGAAGGCCGACTTCGGTGAGAAGGTCGGCGAGCTCGTCGACGGCGTCACCAAACTGGACAAGGTCAAACTCGGCACGGCCGCCGAGGCCGAGACCATCCGCAAGATGGTCATCGCGATGGCGCGCGACCCGCGCGTGCTGGTCATCAAGCTGGCCGACCGGCTGCACAACATGCGCACGATGCGCTTCCTGCCGCCGGAGAAGCAGGCCCGCAAGGCGCGCGAGACCCTCGAGGTCCTCGCCCCGCTGGCGCACCGGCTCGGCATGGCGACGGTCAAATGGGAGCTGGAGGACCTGGCCTTCGCCATCCTGCAGCCGAAGAAGTACGACGAGATCGTCCGCCTGGTCGCCGATCGCGCGCCTTCGCGCGACACGTACCTGCGGTCGGTGATCACCGAGCTGACCGGCAATCTCGAAGGCTCGCGGATCACCGCCAAGGTCGAGGGCCGCCCGAAGCACTACTACTCGATCCACCAGAAGATGATCGTCCGTGGCCGCGACCTCGACGACATCCACGACCTGGTGGGCGTGCGGATCCTGGTCGAGGACGTCCGTGACTGCTATGCCGCGATGGGCGTCGTCCACGCGCTGTGGCAGCCGGTCCCCGGCCGGTTCAAGGACTACATCGCGCAGCCTCGTTTCGGTGTGTACCAGTCGTTGCACACCACCGTGATCGGTCCAGACGGCAAACCGCTGGAAGTCCAGATCCGTACCTACGAGATGCACCGCACCGCCGAGTACGGCATCGCCGCGCACTGGCGGTACAAGGAGACCAAGGGCACCCACAACGGGAACGCCATGGACGTCGACGAGATGGCGTGGATGCGCCAGCTCCTCGACTGGCAGCGGGAAGCGGCGGACCCGGGCGACTTCCTGGAGTCGCTGCGCTACGAACTCGCCTCGCGCGAGATCTTCGTGTTCACGCCCAAGGGTGACGTGATCACGCTGCCGGTCGATTCGACGCCGGTGGACTTCGCCTACGCCGTGCACACCGAGGTCGGCCACCGGTGCATCGGGGCCCGCGTCAACGGCAGGCTCGTCGCGCTCGAGCGCAAGCTGGAGAACGGCGAGGTCATCGAGATCTTCACGTCGAAGGCCGAGACGGCGGGGCCGAGCCGCGACTGGCTGCAGTTCGCCGGTTCGCCCAAGGCGCGCGCGAAGATCCGGCAGTGGTTCGCCAAGGAACGCCGTGACGAGGCGATCGAGGGCGGCAAGGAGGCCATCACCAAGGAGGTCCGCAAGGTCGGCCTCCCGATCCAGCGGCTGGTCTCCGCCGAGTCGATGGGCGCGGTCGCCACCGAACTGCGGCACCCGGACATCAGCTCGCTGTACGCGGCCGTCGGCGAGGGGCACACCAGCGCGAAGCACGTCGTGCAGCGGCTGGTCGCGCTCATCGGCGGCGTCGACGAGGCGGAGGAGGAGCTCGCCGAGCGCGCGACCCCGTCCACCGTCACCCGCCGCCGCGGCTCGAACGACGTCGGCGTCGTGGTGAAGGGCGCCAGCGACATCTGGGCCAAACTCGCCCGCTGCTGCACGCCGGTGCCGGGCGACGAGATCCTCGGTTTCGTCACGCGCGGCGGTGGCGTCAGCGTGCACCGGACCGACTGCACCAACGCCGACGACCTGCGGGCCCAGCCCGAGAGGCTGGTCGAGGTCGAATGGGCGCCGTCGGCGTCTTCGGTGTTCCTCGTCGCGATCCAGGTCGAGGCGCTGGACCGGCACCGTCTGCTCTCCGACGTCACGAAGGTGCTCGCGGACGAGAAGGTCAACATCCTGTCCGCGTCGGTGACGACGTCGCGCGACCGGGTCGCGGTCAGCCGGTTCTCGTTCGAGATGGGCGACCCGAAGCACCTCGGACACGTGCTGAAGGTGGTCCGGGGCGTCGAAGGCGTTTACGACGTGTATCGGGTCACTTCGGCTTCGTGA
- a CDS encoding enoyl-CoA hydratase/isomerase family protein, with amino-acid sequence MTDGFEFTRDGEVARLTFTRPEKMNAITYGMWSAIPDVVARVEADPAIKVLVLTGAGAHFSAGADISEFRDLRSTADAAETYDKAVDGAVAALTASRKPTVAMIQGNCIGGGCQISVACDFRFAAEGSRFGITPAKLGIVYHFDSTRQLVSLVGAANAKYFLLSGELVDARRAREIGLLNDVFPADELEASTAKFVETLASRSQASVRGMNRIIEKIVAGQQESDAEVDEIRLGALHGEDYAEGVAAFLARRPPKFTYR; translated from the coding sequence ATGACTGACGGGTTCGAATTCACTCGCGACGGCGAGGTCGCACGGCTGACGTTCACCAGGCCGGAGAAGATGAACGCGATCACCTACGGGATGTGGTCGGCGATCCCGGACGTGGTGGCGCGGGTGGAGGCGGACCCGGCGATCAAGGTTCTCGTGCTGACCGGCGCGGGCGCGCATTTCTCGGCGGGCGCGGATATCAGCGAGTTCCGGGACCTGCGGTCGACCGCCGACGCTGCCGAGACCTACGACAAGGCCGTCGACGGGGCCGTGGCGGCGCTGACGGCGTCGCGGAAGCCGACGGTCGCGATGATCCAGGGCAATTGCATCGGCGGCGGATGCCAGATCTCGGTCGCCTGCGACTTCCGGTTCGCGGCGGAGGGTTCGCGCTTCGGTATCACGCCGGCGAAGCTCGGGATCGTCTACCACTTCGACTCGACACGGCAGCTCGTCTCACTGGTCGGCGCCGCGAACGCGAAGTACTTCCTGCTCTCGGGCGAGCTCGTCGACGCGCGGCGGGCGCGGGAGATCGGGCTGCTCAACGACGTCTTCCCGGCCGACGAGCTGGAGGCCTCGACGGCGAAGTTCGTCGAGACGCTGGCTTCGCGTTCGCAGGCCTCGGTGCGCGGGATGAACCGGATCATCGAGAAGATCGTGGCGGGGCAACAGGAATCCGACGCCGAAGTGGACGAGATCCGGCTCGGTGCGCTGCATGGCGAGGACTATGCCGAAGGGGTGGCGGCGTTCCTGGCGCGGCGGCCGCCGAAGTTCACTTATCGCTGA